The DNA region ACGGCCATCGACGTGGCCGATGGTCTGGAAGCCGGCATGATCGGCATCAACCAGTACCGCATTGTTTCGACCGAACTGCCGTTCGGCGGCGTGAAGGAAAGCGGCCACGGTTCGGAAGGGGGAGCCGAGGGCATCGAGTATTACCTGACGCGCAAATTCATCAGCCAGGCTTAACAGGAGCACCGATATGTCTCGAGCAGATTTCAGCAGCCCGCGCGAAGCCGCGCGCGCCTTCACGCCGGCGCTCTCGGCGTTCGTCGACGACACGCTCTACCCGCGCATCTGGAACGACCCGGCACTTTCGCCACGAGACCGAAGCCTCGTGACCGTCGCCGCGCTGATCACGGGCGGGCATCTCGACGAGTTGCCGTCGCACTTGCGTCGTGCCGTGACGAACGGTGTCACGCGGGAGGAACTGTCGGCGGCAATCACGCACCTCGCGTTCTACGCAGGGTTCCCGGCAGCCATCTCGGCGTCGGCGGTTGCGCAGGCAACGCTCGGCGCGAATGTTCAAACGGCGGATAGTGCCGCCGGTTCATCAGCCACGCAGGAGGGTTTGAAATGAAAGCCATCACATTCGAGGAGTTCGGCGCGGCCGAGGTTCTCCAGCTCGCCGATGTTCCGGCGCCCGAAGTCCGCCCCGACGATCTGCTGGTGCGCGTCCACGCTGCAGGCGTCAACCGCGCGGATCTCACGCATCGTCGTGGAGGTTACGGCCGGCCCAACTTCGGCGACTCCACGATCATGGGGCTCGAAATTGCTGGCGAAGTGATCGAAACGGGCGGTGCCGTGCAGGGCTACAAGGTCGGCGATCGCGTCATGGGTGTGGTCGGAGGCGGTGCGTATGCAGAGGTGGCGCGTATCGACTGGAGAATGGCAATGCCGATTCCAGCCGCCCTCGACTACGTTCATGCCGCTGCGATACCGGAGGTTTTCGTGACTGCGCACGAGGCGCTGATACATCTCGGACGCCTGCAGCGCGGCGATTCGGTGCTCATTCACGCAGCCGCGGGAGGCGTGGGCTCGGCGGCGGTGCAGCTCGCTTATGCAACGGGTGCAACGGTGTTTGCGACTGCGGAAGGCTCGAAGCTCGAACGCGTCGTACAGCTCGGCGCGGACCATGCGATCGACTACAAGACGCAGGACTTCGCGGAAGTCGTCGCCGGCAAAACAGATAAACGCGGTGTGGATGTGGTTATCGACTTCGTCGGCGCACCGTATTTCGCGCGGAACGTAGCGTCGCTCGCAAACGGAGGGCGGCTGGTGCAGGTCGGCATTCTGGGCGGAGGCGGTGACGTGAGCGTCGGCCTCGAACAGATCCTGTACCGTCATCTGCAGATCATCGGCACGGTGATGAAGTCGCGCGCGCAGACCGAGAAACATGCAATGGTGCGGCGCTTTCGCGAGCATTGGCTCGAACGCTTCGCCGGCGGTGCAAGCCTGGAACCCGTCGTCGACAGCACGTTTGCGCTGGAAAACGCGGCTGACGCGCATCGCCGGATGGAATCGGCGGCGAACGTAGGGAAGATCATCCTGACGATGCGCGAGCGTACCTGAGGTTCGAGCTTGTGACTGAGGGAGCCCCCCGTCTGGAGGTTTGAGGCGTTAGTCGACGTCCGCGAAACGCCTTATGTTTCGATACCCAGCGCCGTAATCAGCCGTTCGCGCCTTTCGAGCGCCTGCAGTGAGCGCTTGCCGAGATGCGTGGCCACCAGGTTGAGCAGGCCTTCACAGAACACCAGGTATGCGCCCATGCTGTTGCTGAAGAAACTGCTTTCGTGTGGGATCAAAAATGCGTGGGTCGCAGGCGGCACAAGCGGCGAGGCGAGCGTGTCCGTCGCGACCGATTTTCACCACGAGTTCGCGCAAGCCGTCGACGGTGCGCGGCGGCGACGCTGAAGGTGGCGTGCCGCCGTGACCAGTCCTGCTTTGCGGTGTCTGCTTGCTTGTGGCCATCGCGTTCTGAGGAGCGCGCCATGCAGACCGCAATCCTGGGCGCTGGCGCCATGGGCTCGTTCTTCGGTGGCCGCCTCGCGCTGGCCGGTCATGTGGTGAGTCTGCTCGATATCGACGAGGCTCATATGGCATCGATTCGCAACATCCTGATGCGCTTCTTTACCGTGCCGAATGCGAAGGACGCGCGCAAGTCCGTGTTCTGGGCAACGACATGCCTGGATTTTCAACAGTCGACACATCTTTCACAATCGCTTAAGGCGTTGATCGGGCATTACGCCTGCACGTCGATCAGCACGCCAAGCGGCCGCCACTGGACTCCCTTCGTCTCGTCGGATAATCCGTCGAGTACCGCAGCCAGCGAGACTTTCGCGTTTGCACTCTGCGCGAGCGTCACGACATGATCGTTTAATGCCTGATTCAATTGTCCAATTGCGGATGTCATCGGGTCGTCCGGCTGCGTGTTAGCGCTGGAAAAGTTTTCGGAATCGTCGATATCGAAATCCCATTCGTCCGTAGACGTATCGTCGATGCTTGCCACGTTAGTGGACATCTTCGCCAGATCGGCAATCTGAGCGCCGAGATCTCGATAACCATTGACTGCCGAACTGGATGGCTGGATATCGGTCACGACGGAAAGCGCGTCGTTCGAGTCTTTGCTCGATATGCTCGCGCCATTGGCCAAGGCGATTGACTGCTGCAATTCGAGTGCCTGATACAGCGCCGCGATCAGTGATGCGCTCGACGCACTCACGCGCCTCGGTAACGACAAGGCGTCGGCGTTGTCGTTGAAACTGTCGCTGGTGGTCAAGCCCGTCGATGCATCGATGCCGAGTCGCGTCAACGTACGCTTGAGTGCTGCCATCAGTGCATCGTTGCTGCGGTCGGCCGTGCTGGCCGTCGACGATGCATCCTTTGATTGAGGAGGCTCGGGCGGTGGCGGTGTGGTGACAGACGAGTTCATGTTGATCGGATCAGGCGACATGGGACAGACGCTTCCTTTATTCAGCGCTTGGAGAGACGGTCGAAAATCGAATGCACGGTAGCGACGTACAATCGGGTTATCGGGACCGTCGCGCGAGACTTGATGCTTTGTAATTGCACGAAAGGAAACCTGCCGTATGCGTGATCGGGTGGGTCGGCCGCGAACGGCCGATGTCGTTTCTCCTCTTTTGGCTAGTTGGTAACATTCGGCATCGTGACGTGAATCGCGTCGATAGTCCGTAGACGTCATGTCAGGCGACAACTGAAAATAACCGATGAAACGCAAACGAAACTTCTCTCGCACGATCTCATTCGTGATTTTGCTCATCGCTTCATCTGCCCATGCCGGGTGGTATGAGATCAGGAACTATGCGGGGACGATTGGCAGCCTTCCTGTTCATGTGTCATTGCAGACCTACGATGACATCAACCGCAATGAGCCTGGTCAGTGGCGCGTAGATGGCAGTTACTACTACGATGCCCATCGCATTCCCATTCCATTGCAAGGTAAGCGCCAACCCAATGGAGAGATGCAGTTATGCGAAGCAGTAGAGCCTGTTTCGTTTGGCGATTCGCCAGCGGTGCCTGCCGCTTCGCCCACGCACCCTGTTACTTGTCCTATTGCGCTGAAAGTGAGTGATACGAACGCATCGGGGGAATGGCGGGTTGGAACAAGAGTCCTGCCGATCTCGCTGCATCAAGTCGGCAGTCTCAACGACACCGGTCCTCAAACACCTCGGGTGTCCGGTATTGTCGAAATACCGATGTGGCATCACACGAAGAACCATCTGTTGCTCGGTGTGTACCAGTCTTCGGCGGATTGTTCGTTGTCGATGGTGCGGCTGCGTCTTATCAATATCAAAAGTGGACAAGTCGACAAGGATCTGAAATTCGACTGCGGTGCGGGCGTCGTGGCGACTCCCATCTATGCCAACGTCTATCGTGCAGACAACCCGCGCCACGTGACGGTCATATTTCAGGGTGGATATCACGGCATGGGCGACGACCGGGATGTACCCGTTGAGCCATGAGTTTTTCGGAAAACATAAGCTGTCGACGTCATTGGCTCTGCTTGCGCAATCATCCCTGGAAGCTTAAGCGCCTTGTTTCATTGGACGGCTTCTCGAACGCCATGAAGCGCGCATCAGCCTGGTCGCCGGGTAAAAAACGCCTATTTCCGGCCGGACATTGCTTCACTTTGCCATTAGCGATACCCTGAAATCGTTCATGAACGTCGAATGCCAGTCAACGCGGAGACAATCATTTCGTGAAGCGAGCATGGGCTTTCCCCTGCATCCTCGGCTTGAGCGTGATCCTGGGCGGATGCGGCAAGGGCGGATCGGGAAATGGTACTCAGGAACCGGGCGCATCCGCGAGTGAGGCGCAGGTTCAGCCTGGGCAAGCCGCGAGCGGCTCAAGCGCCGCATCGGGCGCGCAGGCGCCGAGCGCGCCTGCCGTCGTCACCAAGGCGCAGTTGCCGGCCGAAGCAGGCGAAACCCTGCGTTTGATCAAAGCGGGCGGCCCTTTCCCTTTTGGCGAGGACGGTGTTCTGTTCCGCAACAGCGCGGCATTGCTGCCGCAGCATCCACGCGGCTATTACCACGCATACACAGTTCGCACGCCTGGCTCAGCGGATCGCGGACTACGCCGTATCGTATGTGGTGGACCGCGCAAGCAGATCAGTGACTGCTACTACACCGACGACTACTACGCCAGTTTCAAACGCATTGCAGATTAGCGTGCGCCAATTGATTACGCCCCGAGCCTCTTATAAGGCAGGCTCGGTGCGTTATGTTTTCAGAGACCGTGCCGAAACGGCCTGATCAGTAGCAGGAGTAATCGAGACACGACCCGTCACAGACCAGCCTGAACATAGCGCGCATCTTCCGTTAACGCCGATACGCGCCTGCGCTGGGCTGCACTGATTTCCGTCTGACGAGGTTCATAGTCGAGGGCCTCTGCCGAGGCCTTCGACTACATTGCACCCGTCACTGCCGACAGCTAGTGCCCGTGTGCTTGCCGCAATTCGGCGGCTGTTTTCATTCGTTGACTGGCTGGGCCGACGTGAAACCCTGCGGCGATGACAAAGAGAACTCCAGCGACAGGCCAGACATAGATGGCAGTGGCGACGCCAAGCCAACATGCTTCGTGAGCTGGGTAGGCGTGGAGAGCCCAGAAAAAGAAGGCAACTGGCAACATCAGCAGGAACAGAGCCGACCGATTAAGAAAAGCTCCGACTGCCGCTTTCTTGTGTTTCTCAGATTGCATGCCTGTCTCCATGAGGAATGGCACTGAGGCATAGCGTCGCACAGCAGTGATTTCGCGAATACTTGGTGAAATCCCTACCGTATGCCAATTCGCCAGGCCGCCTGTCAGCGTGCAGCGCAACAATACGTCCACCGGTTCACGCGGACTGTGCACCAGATCGCCGCTTCGTTTTGCTTCATTTTCGTCGAGATGATTTGGAGTCCGGATGAATACGATGGGCACCGGTAAGCGGGGAGAAAATCCAGTCGCGATGTATTATTCCACCGTGGATACGCTGCTCCCTGGATGATGATTTCCTCGGGCACGTGTTCCGAGCATCCATGACGGGGAGTACATCATGGCAAGTGAATGGAAACGCCGGATGAGCTTGTTTGCCCAGCGTTTCTGGCAGCCCACCAGCGCCTGTATGACCTGCATGCCGGGGAGCTGGGGCAACATCTTGAGCCTTGTACATTGGGCGATTGCAGTCCAGACCGGACTGCTCACCGGAATTCTCGCGGTGCTGTTGACCTTCACGCCAGCCGCGAAACTCTACTCACATCGATATGGGAATGCGCTGATCGTCGGCTGTCTGACGACTTTGGGCGACGCATACTCGCATGCCAGTCACTACCGCCTTCCCGTTGTCGAGCACGTGGCGACGGGCGTCGTGTCCGGTCTGTTCGCGCTGGCCGCCTCATATCTTCTTGAAGACCGGGGCCGGCGAATCCGGGCCGCCTGGGCACGGGTTTTCGGATAGCTTGCGTCGACTGTCGGAGCCGTCCAGGTCCAGCCACCTTCGCAAGGATCGCGCTCCCGTCCGGACGAGGCGGGCAACAGGATAAATACGGGCGTTCGCTGAAAACTGACGACGCCGGTGACAAAATCCCCGATCGAACCCGTACCTCTGGCGTCGAACGGCCGCTTTGGGTAAATCTGAGGATCTGTTCACGATTGCCTTGCGTCTGACGGTGCGGCCCGCCTCGGTACACGGCATGAAGGGTCTCCGGACGGGAGCCGACGCCCTTTTATGCGTTCGAGATGACGCGCCGCGAGCAAGTTTCCAGTGTGAAAGCCCGCTCAGGCGCAAATGCTGATTGTGAGGAACCACGACTCCATGTTAAAAAGTGCATCGCACGGCTGGCGCGGCGCCAGCGACGCGCAACATCAATTTTGGGAATCTAGCAAATGGCAACAGGTACGGTGAAGTGGTTCAACGATGCAAAGGGTTTTGGTTTCATCACGCCGGACGGCGGTGGTGAAGACCTGTTCGCACATTTTTCGGAAATCCAGTCGAGCGGCTTCAAATCGCTCCAGGAAAACCAGAAAGTGACGTTTGAAGTGAAGCAAGGCCCGAAGGGCAAGCAAGCAGCGAACATCCAGCCGCAGTAAGGCGTTTCCGGCATCAGAAAATGACCCTTCGGGGTCATTTTTTTTGTCCTTGCGAAGCCAGAGTCCGGACGAAGCAGCCGCCGGAACGCCAATCCCGCCATTCCCGCCATTCCCGCCAACGCGCTGAACCGGCGACACGAACGCTCGCCCCACCGAAGCCTGTTCAATCTGATCCCACCTGCGCGACACCAGGCGAAAACCCTGGCTCGGTTCTCCTTATCGACTGTAACGCTGCTGGTGTGATGACATCATAACACCACAAGTGATGATGTGGATTGTGACGACGAGCACCAACGGCCGTCGGCTGGTTTCACGGTAATCCAGTGGCCATTTCTTTCTTCGCAAGAACCCACCGGTATATGGTATTGTCATTACACCAGAAGCTTGTCGCTGAAATGTAATGGGCGAGATCATCCCGCGTCGGAAGCTGTACCAGGAAGTGGTGGACCGTCTGATGGAGCGTATCCGCTCGGGCGAAATAGCGCCCGACGCGCAACTGCCGTCAGAGCGGGAACTGATGGAAATCTATGGCGTCGGCCGGCCTGCCGTGCGCGAGGCGCTGCAGACGCTCGAACGCTCGGGCATCGTCGAGATCGTGCATGGGGAGCGCGCGCGCGTCGTCGTGCCGACGGCCGACCGGCTGATCGGGCAAATTGCCAGCGGCGCGATGCATTTGCTGCGCACCGACCCGCAGATGCTCGAGCATCTCAAGCACGCGCGCCTCTTTCTCGAAACGGGCACCGCGCGCATGGCCGCCGAGCGCGCGACCGAAGAAGACGTGGCGCGACTGCAATTGAGCGTCGCGCAACACCGGGCGTCGATGGTCAATCTGGAAGAGTTTGTCGAGCGCGACATGGCGTTTCACCGCGAGATCGCGAGGATCAGCGGCAATCCGATTTTCCCGTCGATCGTCGAGTCGCTGTTCCGCTGGGCGGGCGAATATTATCGGCCGCTCGTGCGGGCGCCCGGCGCGGAAGAACTGACCTTGGCGGAGCATCAGCGCATCGTCGAAGCCATCGCGGCGCGTGACGGCGATGCCGCTGCGGAAGCCATGCACGCGCATCTGTCGCGCGCCAACCAGCTGTACCGCAAATTGAGCCAATAACGGCGGTACGGCCTGCAGCGAGGCAGTCAGACAAGGCGCGGGTATGCGGCTGCCGCGCGAATGGTTCGCGCAGTCGATGCGCCACTGAGCCGTTTCAGCCCTTGCCCGCCGTGTACAACGGCTCTCACTTCGTTCGCAAGCGCCGCCTAGACGGGGCCGCCCGCAAAACCGTCGCGATAGTCTCAGTGCGGGCGACGATGCGATTCGGCCATGATCTCGCACACTTCCAGATGGGTGCGCCATGCGTCGACGAAAAA from Paraburkholderia caribensis includes:
- a CDS encoding NAD(P)H-quinone oxidoreductase, whose protein sequence is MKAITFEEFGAAEVLQLADVPAPEVRPDDLLVRVHAAGVNRADLTHRRGGYGRPNFGDSTIMGLEIAGEVIETGGAVQGYKVGDRVMGVVGGGAYAEVARIDWRMAMPIPAALDYVHAAAIPEVFVTAHEALIHLGRLQRGDSVLIHAAAGGVGSAAVQLAYATGATVFATAEGSKLERVVQLGADHAIDYKTQDFAEVVAGKTDKRGVDVVIDFVGAPYFARNVASLANGGRLVQVGILGGGGDVSVGLEQILYRHLQIIGTVMKSRAQTEKHAMVRRFREHWLERFAGGASLEPVVDSTFALENAADAHRRMESAANVGKIILTMRERT
- a CDS encoding carboxymuconolactone decarboxylase family protein, which translates into the protein MSRADFSSPREAARAFTPALSAFVDDTLYPRIWNDPALSPRDRSLVTVAALITGGHLDELPSHLRRAVTNGVTREELSAAITHLAFYAGFPAAISASAVAQATLGANVQTADSAAGSSATQEGLK
- a CDS encoding transcriptional regulator NanR is translated as MGEIIPRRKLYQEVVDRLMERIRSGEIAPDAQLPSERELMEIYGVGRPAVREALQTLERSGIVEIVHGERARVVVPTADRLIGQIASGAMHLLRTDPQMLEHLKHARLFLETGTARMAAERATEEDVARLQLSVAQHRASMVNLEEFVERDMAFHREIARISGNPIFPSIVESLFRWAGEYYRPLVRAPGAEELTLAEHQRIVEAIAARDGDAAAEAMHAHLSRANQLYRKLSQ
- a CDS encoding ribonuclease; the protein is MKRAWAFPCILGLSVILGGCGKGGSGNGTQEPGASASEAQVQPGQAASGSSAASGAQAPSAPAVVTKAQLPAEAGETLRLIKAGGPFPFGEDGVLFRNSAALLPQHPRGYYHAYTVRTPGSADRGLRRIVCGGPRKQISDCYYTDDYYASFKRIAD
- a CDS encoding cold-shock protein translates to MATGTVKWFNDAKGFGFITPDGGGEDLFAHFSEIQSSGFKSLQENQKVTFEVKQGPKGKQAANIQPQ